A stretch of the Streptosporangium sp. NBC_01755 genome encodes the following:
- a CDS encoding CBS domain-containing protein yields MNTGVRCVEAHETLDRAAQMMRDMNVGALPICGSDDRLKGIITDRDIVVKCVAHGMDPSKVTAGELATGLVWVSSDASVDETLAKMEQNQIRRLPVIEDGRIVGMISEADLARHLPDDKLAEFVHRVYAGV; encoded by the coding sequence ATGAATACCGGAGTCCGGTGCGTGGAGGCGCACGAGACGCTCGACCGGGCCGCACAGATGATGCGCGACATGAATGTGGGCGCACTGCCCATCTGCGGCAGCGACGACCGGCTGAAGGGGATCATCACCGACCGCGACATCGTGGTCAAGTGCGTGGCCCACGGCATGGACCCGTCCAAGGTCACCGCCGGTGAGCTGGCGACCGGCCTGGTCTGGGTGTCGTCGGACGCCAGCGTCGACGAGACGCTGGCCAAGATGGAGCAGAACCAGATACGGCGGCTGCCGGTGATCGAGGACGGCCGCATCGTCGGCATGATCAGCGAGGCCGACCTGGCCAGGCATCTGCCCGACGACAAGCTCGCCGAGTTCGTGCACCGCGTCTACGCGGGCGTCTGA
- a CDS encoding sulfurtransferase TusA family protein gives MTSSQATPAGSAQSPALTIDALGKKCPIPIIMLAEQINHVPLNAIVAVLADDPAAFTDIPAWCRLKSHRHVASYELPERGWSIHVRRNY, from the coding sequence ATGACGTCCAGTCAGGCCACCCCGGCGGGATCGGCCCAGAGCCCGGCACTGACCATCGACGCGCTGGGCAAGAAGTGCCCGATTCCCATCATCATGCTGGCCGAGCAGATCAACCACGTGCCGCTCAACGCGATCGTCGCGGTCCTCGCCGACGACCCCGCCGCCTTCACCGACATCCCGGCCTGGTGCCGGCTGAAGTCGCACCGCCACGTGGCCAGCTACGAGCTCCCCGAGCGCGGCTGGTCCATCCACGTGCGCCGCAACTACTGA
- a CDS encoding cysteine desulfurase family protein, with amino-acid sequence MAYFDAASTEPLHPQAREALIAALDVGWADPARLYGSARRARMLLEQARTEVAEALGARPDEVSFTSSGTQAVHLGVLGTLHGRRRSGRRLVTSAVEHSSVLHAAGIHERDGGSVETVGVGITGAVEAGAFREAVLAEGTALACLQSANHEVGTVQPVAEVAAACAEAGVPLLVDAAQTAGRMPLPGGWSVLAASAHKWGGPAGVGVLVVRKGTRWRSPLPEDDRERRRVPGFENVPAIVAAAAALRATVAESAVESARLSALVDRVRSEVPRLVSDVEVIGDPVVRAPHIVTFSCLYVEGEALLTELDKAGFSVSSGSSCTASTLRPSHVLEAMGVLTHGNVRVSLPRGTSAADVDRFLAVLPGTVRRIREEAGVKL; translated from the coding sequence GTGGCGTACTTCGACGCGGCCTCCACTGAGCCGCTGCACCCCCAGGCTCGGGAGGCTCTCATCGCGGCCCTCGACGTCGGCTGGGCCGACCCCGCGAGGCTGTACGGTTCCGCTCGCCGGGCAAGGATGTTACTGGAACAGGCGAGGACCGAGGTCGCCGAGGCGCTGGGCGCCAGGCCCGACGAGGTCTCGTTCACCTCCTCGGGCACCCAGGCGGTGCACCTGGGCGTGCTCGGCACCCTGCACGGGCGCCGCAGGAGCGGCCGCCGCCTGGTCACCTCGGCCGTGGAGCACTCCAGCGTGCTGCACGCCGCCGGCATCCACGAGCGCGACGGCGGCTCGGTCGAGACGGTCGGCGTCGGCATCACCGGCGCCGTCGAGGCCGGCGCCTTCCGCGAGGCGGTTCTCGCCGAGGGCACCGCCCTGGCCTGCCTGCAGAGCGCCAACCACGAGGTCGGGACCGTCCAGCCGGTCGCCGAGGTGGCGGCGGCCTGCGCCGAGGCGGGGGTTCCGCTGCTGGTGGACGCCGCCCAGACCGCGGGCCGGATGCCGTTGCCCGGCGGCTGGTCGGTGCTGGCCGCGAGCGCGCACAAGTGGGGCGGCCCCGCGGGGGTCGGCGTGCTGGTGGTCCGCAAGGGCACCCGGTGGCGCAGCCCTCTGCCCGAGGACGACCGCGAGCGCCGCCGGGTCCCCGGTTTCGAGAACGTGCCGGCGATCGTCGCGGCGGCCGCCGCGCTGCGTGCCACGGTGGCCGAGTCGGCCGTGGAGTCGGCCAGGCTCTCCGCGCTGGTGGACCGCGTCAGGAGCGAGGTGCCCCGGCTGGTCTCCGACGTCGAGGTCATCGGCGATCCGGTCGTGCGAGCGCCGCACATCGTCACCTTTTCGTGTCTTTACGTGGAGGGTGAGGCGCTGCTCACCGAACTCGACAAGGCCGGATTCTCGGTATCGTCCGGCAGTTCCTGCACGGCGAGTACGCTTCGTCCATCGCATGTTCTGGAGGCCATGGGCGTGCTCACGCACGGGAACGTACGGGTGTCACTGCCCCGAGGCACCTCGGCGGCGGATGTCGACCGCTTCCTCGCCGTCCTGCCCGGCACGGTGCGCAGGATCCGCGAGGAGGCGGGAGTTAAACTGTGA
- the ctaC gene encoding aa3-type cytochrome oxidase subunit II yields the protein MPRAAALALLLVSLTACSAEEWSRGGLPEGVTKQSESVQSLWNGSWIAALATGVVVWGLILWSVAFHRKKKNSTEELPPQVRYNLPIEILYTVVPIIMVGVFFFFTARDQNYINTLSGKPDVKVKVEGFQWSWRFTTEYNGKTVQVVGLPAADYTKGPELVLPVEKNVEFDLHSPDVIHSFWVPAFHFKRDVIPGVTNKFEVQTLNKAGVYAGRCAELCGVDHSRMLFSVKLVPQAEFDQYIASQAGAQ from the coding sequence GTGCCACGCGCTGCCGCTCTGGCGCTGCTGCTGGTTTCCCTGACGGCGTGCAGTGCCGAAGAATGGTCCCGAGGCGGCTTGCCCGAGGGCGTCACCAAGCAGTCCGAATCCGTCCAGAGCCTGTGGAACGGATCGTGGATCGCCGCCCTCGCCACCGGTGTGGTCGTGTGGGGTCTGATCCTCTGGTCCGTCGCCTTCCACCGTAAGAAGAAGAACTCCACGGAGGAGCTGCCGCCTCAGGTGCGGTACAACCTGCCGATCGAGATCCTCTACACGGTGGTGCCGATCATCATGGTCGGCGTGTTCTTCTTCTTCACCGCGCGGGACCAGAACTACATCAACACCCTGTCCGGCAAGCCCGACGTGAAGGTCAAGGTCGAGGGCTTCCAGTGGAGCTGGCGCTTCACGACGGAGTACAACGGCAAGACCGTCCAGGTCGTGGGCCTGCCCGCGGCCGACTACACCAAGGGCCCCGAGCTGGTGCTGCCGGTCGAGAAGAACGTCGAGTTCGATCTCCACTCGCCGGACGTCATCCACTCCTTCTGGGTCCCGGCGTTCCACTTCAAGCGCGACGTGATCCCGGGTGTGACCAACAAGTTCGAGGTCCAGACGCTGAACAAGGCAGGCGTCTACGCCGGTCGCTGCGCCGAGCTCTGCGGTGTGGATCACAGCCGGATGCTCTTCTCGGTGAAGCTCGTGCCCCAGGCCGAGTTCGACCAGTACATCGCTAGCCAGGCGGGTGCCCAGTGA
- the ctaD gene encoding aa3-type cytochrome oxidase subunit I gives MTALNEPLVLSPAPTRKGSVVVKWATSTDHKIIGHLYLITSFVFFLIGGVMALIMRAELAQPGLQLTTNEQFNQLFTMHGTVMLLMFATPLFAGFANELMPLQIGAPDVAFPRLNMVSYWLFTFGSTIALSGFLTPGGAASFGWFAYTPLSNAISSPGIGGDLWIVGLTISGLGTILGSVNFITTIVCMRAPGMTMFRLPMFTWNVLLTSILVLMAFPVLAAALLALESDRKLGTHIFDPATGGALLWQHLFWFFGHPEVYIIALPFFGIVTEILPVFSRKPLFGYIGLVAATIAIAGLSITVWAHHMFATGQVLLPFFSFMTFLIAVPTGVKFFNWIGTMWRGHLSFESPMLFSIGFLVTFLFGGLTGVILASPPLDFQVSDSYFVVAHFHYVVFGTVVFAMFAGFYFWWPKFTGKMLNDRLGKIHFWTLFVGFHATFLVQHWLGAQGFPRRYADYSPIDGFTDLNMVSSVGAFLLGASTLPFLYNVWKTHKTAPQVTVDDPWGYGNSLEWATSCPPPRHNFTSLPRIRSERPAFDLKYPHAPAPRELEENE, from the coding sequence GTGACCGCACTTAACGAGCCCCTTGTCCTCTCCCCGGCGCCGACCCGTAAGGGCTCGGTCGTCGTCAAGTGGGCGACGTCCACCGATCACAAGATCATCGGACATCTCTACCTGATCACCTCGTTCGTCTTCTTCCTGATCGGCGGCGTCATGGCGCTGATCATGCGGGCGGAGCTGGCGCAGCCGGGCCTCCAGCTGACCACGAACGAGCAGTTCAACCAGCTGTTCACCATGCACGGCACCGTCATGCTGCTGATGTTCGCGACCCCGCTGTTCGCCGGGTTCGCCAACGAGCTGATGCCGCTGCAGATCGGCGCGCCCGATGTCGCCTTCCCGCGGCTGAACATGGTCAGCTACTGGCTCTTCACCTTCGGCAGCACCATCGCCCTGTCGGGCTTCCTCACCCCGGGCGGCGCGGCCAGCTTCGGCTGGTTCGCCTACACCCCGCTGTCGAACGCGATCAGCTCCCCGGGAATCGGCGGCGACCTGTGGATCGTCGGCCTGACCATCAGCGGTCTGGGCACGATCCTCGGCTCGGTGAACTTCATCACCACGATCGTGTGCATGCGCGCGCCCGGCATGACGATGTTCCGCCTGCCGATGTTCACCTGGAACGTGCTGCTCACCTCGATCCTGGTGCTGATGGCCTTCCCGGTGCTGGCCGCCGCGCTGCTGGCGCTGGAGTCCGACCGCAAGCTCGGTACGCACATCTTCGACCCCGCCACCGGCGGGGCACTGCTCTGGCAGCACCTGTTCTGGTTCTTCGGCCATCCCGAGGTCTACATCATCGCGCTGCCGTTCTTCGGCATCGTGACCGAGATCCTGCCCGTCTTCAGCCGCAAGCCGCTGTTCGGCTACATCGGCCTGGTGGCCGCGACCATCGCCATCGCGGGTCTGTCGATCACGGTGTGGGCGCACCACATGTTCGCCACCGGCCAGGTGCTGCTGCCGTTCTTCTCCTTCATGACGTTCCTCATCGCGGTGCCCACCGGGGTGAAGTTCTTCAACTGGATCGGCACCATGTGGCGCGGCCACCTGTCGTTCGAGTCGCCGATGCTGTTCTCGATCGGCTTCCTGGTGACCTTCCTGTTCGGTGGTCTGACCGGGGTCATTCTGGCCTCCCCGCCGTTGGACTTCCAGGTGTCCGACTCCTACTTCGTGGTCGCGCACTTCCACTACGTGGTGTTCGGCACCGTGGTGTTCGCGATGTTCGCCGGCTTCTACTTCTGGTGGCCCAAGTTCACCGGCAAGATGCTGAACGACAGGCTGGGCAAGATCCACTTCTGGACGCTGTTCGTCGGCTTCCACGCGACCTTCCTGGTCCAGCACTGGCTGGGCGCGCAGGGCTTCCCGCGCCGCTACGCCGACTACAGCCCGATCGACGGGTTCACCGACCTCAACATGGTCTCCTCGGTGGGCGCGTTCCTGCTGGGCGCCTCCACGCTGCCGTTCCTCTACAACGTGTGGAAGACCCACAAGACCGCACCCCAGGTCACCGTGGACGACCCGTGGGGCTACGGCAACTCCCTGGAATGGGCGACGTCCTGCCCGCCGCCGAGGCACAACTTCACCTCGCTGCCTCGCATCCGGTCCGAGCGCCCGGCGTTCGACCTCAAGTACCCGCACGCACCGGCCCCCCGTGAGCTGGAGGAGAACGAATGA
- a CDS encoding cytochrome c oxidase subunit 4 produces the protein MKVQGWLFILCGVFFAAVDVVYWYWSKEPVGTTAMAISVGFALMIGYYLMYTARRIGDQPEDDKQGEISEGAGELGFFSPHSWWPLFVCLAVSLAGVGLVIGWWLFLIGVFAIIMSMIGFVFEYYRGNFSH, from the coding sequence ATGAAGGTCCAGGGCTGGTTGTTCATCCTCTGCGGCGTCTTCTTCGCCGCCGTGGACGTCGTCTACTGGTACTGGTCGAAGGAGCCGGTAGGCACGACGGCGATGGCCATCTCGGTGGGCTTCGCGCTCATGATCGGCTACTACCTGATGTACACGGCCCGCCGGATCGGCGATCAGCCGGAGGACGACAAGCAGGGCGAGATCAGCGAGGGTGCCGGAGAGCTCGGCTTCTTCAGCCCGCACAGCTGGTGGCCGCTCTTCGTCTGCCTGGCCGTCTCGCTCGCCGGGGTCGGCCTGGTCATCGGCTGGTGGCTGTTCCTGATCGGCGTGTTCGCGATCATCATGAGCATGATCGGTTTCGTTTTCGAGTACTACCGGGGCAACTTCTCGCACTGA
- a CDS encoding L,D-transpeptidase, translated as MGHAIRGSSQGAGLLALVLVTTSCSTSTAVRQDRTPQASQQAESAAAVVTVAPLKGARGVPTDTPVLVAVEGGTLKSVTVRAVKGAKGSLPGVLSADGTQWRSRGTAAPGASYEVSVTAVNPAGAVTETTSSFSTVKSRETFAIESLMPDRDMTGLTVGVGMPVMITFDRAVTDRVSVERNLFVRTSRPVLGAWHWFDDRNVHFRPKNFWPSGTKVRVEARLAGVRGGAGLYGAANRTVNFKVGRSQITRGTIPSHHLTVRRNGRVVREMPMSAGQGGVWKYHTTSGVHLAMSRENVTVMTSPGIGPGSPGYYQLTVYNTVRISNSGEYIHSAPWSVGSQGYSNVSHGCVNVSPSNAKWFLDNTLIGDPIIITGSPRALEPTNGWGHWQESWREWLKWSSLKHFTTDDV; from the coding sequence GTGGGGCACGCGATCCGTGGTTCGAGCCAGGGAGCGGGACTGCTGGCCCTCGTGCTGGTGACGACCTCCTGCTCGACAAGCACAGCCGTACGCCAGGACCGGACGCCGCAGGCGTCCCAGCAGGCGGAGTCCGCCGCCGCCGTGGTCACCGTGGCACCGCTCAAGGGGGCCAGGGGAGTGCCCACGGACACCCCCGTCCTGGTCGCGGTGGAGGGCGGCACCCTGAAGTCGGTCACCGTCAGGGCCGTGAAGGGCGCCAAAGGCTCTCTGCCGGGCGTTCTCAGCGCCGACGGTACACAGTGGCGCAGCCGCGGTACGGCGGCTCCAGGAGCCTCCTACGAGGTCTCGGTGACGGCGGTCAATCCGGCGGGCGCCGTCACCGAGACGACCTCGTCCTTCTCCACGGTGAAGAGCCGCGAGACCTTCGCGATCGAGAGCCTCATGCCGGACCGGGACATGACCGGTCTGACCGTCGGCGTGGGCATGCCGGTGATGATCACTTTCGACCGTGCCGTCACCGACCGCGTCTCCGTCGAGCGCAACCTGTTCGTCCGTACCTCCAGGCCGGTCCTGGGGGCGTGGCACTGGTTCGACGACCGCAACGTTCACTTCCGCCCGAAGAACTTCTGGCCCTCGGGCACCAAGGTCAGGGTCGAGGCCCGGCTGGCAGGGGTGCGCGGTGGCGCCGGCCTGTACGGAGCGGCGAACCGGACGGTCAACTTCAAGGTCGGCCGCTCGCAGATCACCCGGGGCACCATCCCCTCCCACCACCTCACCGTGCGGCGCAACGGCAGGGTCGTCAGGGAGATGCCGATGAGCGCGGGCCAGGGCGGTGTCTGGAAGTACCACACGACCAGCGGCGTGCACCTGGCCATGTCCCGGGAGAACGTCACGGTGATGACCTCTCCGGGCATCGGGCCCGGCTCGCCCGGCTACTACCAGCTGACCGTCTACAACACGGTCCGCATCTCCAACAGCGGCGAGTACATCCACAGCGCCCCGTGGTCGGTCGGGTCCCAGGGCTACTCCAACGTCAGCCACGGCTGCGTCAACGTCAGCCCGAGCAACGCCAAGTGGTTCCTCGACAACACCCTGATCGGGGACCCGATCATCATCACCGGCTCGCCCCGCGCCCTGGAGCCCACCAACGGCTGGGGTCACTGGCAGGAGAGCTGGCGGGAATGGCTCAAGTGGAGCAGCCTCAAGCACTTCACCACCGACGACGTCTGA
- the qcrB gene encoding cytochrome bc1 complex cytochrome b subunit: MSTQDVPKPIAGAGNFVDDRIGAGNFLRRNLRKIFPDHWSFLLGEIALYSFIILLLTGTFLTFFFKPSMGHVEYTGSYGPLQGVMMSEAYASSLAISFDVRGGLLMRQMHHWAALLFIGGMMVHALRVFFTGAYRKPRELNWLIGVLLLTLALAAGLTGYSLPDDLLSGAGLRITEGVAISLPLVGTWITFFLFGGEYPGVDIVSRFYSLHILLIPGILLALISAHMILMWVQKHTQMPGKGRTNENVVGAPFYPAFMIKAGAYFMFTFGVIALLGTFAQINPIWLYGPYTPADISAGSQPDFYMGFLEGALRLMPAWEINVLGFTLPMSVLIPALVPMGIIMTGLALYPFIEQWVTGDRREHHVVDRPRNNPHRTSIGISAMTFYGVLWLLGANDEIAAFFQVSLNWTTYVGRVLIFVGPAIAYYVTYRVCLGLQRADAAIIGHGVESGVIKRLPHGEYIEVHVPPNEAIEAHMRGKEPIPVITAGGGGDDGIPSKAMRGPLGKLRAKMSTAYGGEKIPLDDGHGHGEGHDEHAAVGQGGDDKSLTH, from the coding sequence ATGAGCACCCAGGACGTTCCGAAGCCCATCGCGGGCGCGGGCAACTTCGTCGACGACCGCATCGGGGCGGGGAACTTCCTGCGGCGGAACCTGCGGAAGATCTTCCCCGACCACTGGTCGTTCCTGCTCGGTGAGATCGCGCTCTACTCGTTCATCATCCTGCTGCTGACCGGCACGTTCCTGACGTTCTTCTTCAAGCCCAGCATGGGCCACGTGGAGTACACCGGCTCGTACGGCCCGCTGCAGGGCGTCATGATGTCCGAGGCGTACGCGTCGTCGCTGGCGATCAGCTTCGACGTGCGCGGCGGTCTGCTGATGCGGCAGATGCACCATTGGGCCGCGCTGCTGTTCATCGGCGGCATGATGGTGCACGCGCTGCGGGTGTTCTTCACCGGCGCCTACCGCAAGCCGCGCGAGCTGAACTGGCTGATCGGCGTGCTGCTGCTGACGCTGGCGCTGGCCGCGGGGCTGACCGGCTACTCCCTCCCCGACGACCTGCTCTCCGGCGCCGGTCTGCGGATCACCGAGGGTGTGGCGATCTCGCTGCCGCTGGTCGGCACCTGGATCACGTTCTTCCTCTTCGGCGGCGAGTACCCCGGCGTGGACATCGTCTCCCGGTTCTACTCGCTGCACATCCTGCTCATCCCGGGCATCCTGCTGGCGCTCATCTCGGCTCACATGATCCTGATGTGGGTCCAGAAGCACACGCAGATGCCGGGCAAGGGCCGCACGAACGAGAACGTGGTGGGCGCGCCGTTCTACCCGGCCTTCATGATCAAGGCCGGCGCCTACTTCATGTTCACGTTCGGGGTCATCGCGCTGCTGGGCACCTTCGCCCAGATCAACCCGATCTGGCTGTACGGCCCCTACACCCCGGCCGACATCTCGGCGGGCTCGCAGCCCGACTTCTACATGGGCTTCCTCGAAGGCGCGCTCCGTCTGATGCCCGCCTGGGAGATCAACGTCCTGGGCTTCACGCTGCCGATGAGCGTGCTGATCCCGGCGCTGGTGCCGATGGGCATCATCATGACGGGCCTGGCGCTGTACCCGTTCATCGAGCAGTGGGTCACCGGAGACCGCCGCGAGCACCACGTCGTGGACCGTCCCCGCAACAACCCGCACCGCACCTCGATCGGCATTTCCGCGATGACCTTCTACGGGGTCCTGTGGCTGCTCGGCGCCAACGACGAGATCGCCGCGTTCTTCCAGGTGTCGCTGAACTGGACGACCTACGTCGGCCGGGTCCTGATCTTCGTCGGTCCGGCGATCGCCTACTACGTCACCTACCGGGTCTGCCTGGGCCTGCAGCGCGCCGACGCGGCCATCATCGGCCACGGCGTGGAGTCCGGCGTGATCAAGCGACTGCCGCACGGCGAGTACATCGAGGTCCACGTCCCGCCCAACGAGGCCATCGAGGCCCACATGCGGGGCAAGGAGCCGATCCCGGTCATCACCGCCGGCGGCGGCGGAGACGACGGCATCCCGTCCAAGGCGATGCGCGGCCCGCTTGGCAAGCTTCGCGCCAAGATGAGCACGGCCTACGGCGGCGAGAAGATCCCGCTCGACGACGGCCACGGCCACGGTGAGGGCCACGATGAGCACGCGGCGGTCGGCCAGGGCGGAGACGACAAGTCCCTGACCCACTGA
- the qcrA gene encoding cytochrome bc1 complex Rieske iron-sulfur subunit, which produces MTENNHGIEQPEERVPRRVIGTPPPAASTSLLGAEEPAATDVVRVPGVTPQDETTAKKGEKYAALCFLVAFLAGIGFVVSYVVFQVGDIEKTQVSNLALGGTLTLALLGLAAGMVTWVRMVMPKYNLVQERHPMASDAETRSYVGETFLQGAAESGITKRPLLRRTLLAAAAPLGLAPLVLLRDLGPSYKDFPAKLRHTVWGEKTKDGKFRKLLVEGSGSPIRAADFNSPGGILSVVPEGYEHDLNALAKATLILIKFRPEELKSGTNLNWTHDGIVAYSKICTHVGCPAALYEQTTHHILCPCHQSTFDAADGAKVIFGPAARPLPQLPIAVDDEGYLVATADFPVPVGPSFWERGDAEAEAREKGAQS; this is translated from the coding sequence ATGACTGAGAACAATCACGGCATCGAACAGCCGGAGGAACGCGTGCCAAGGCGCGTCATCGGCACCCCCCCGCCCGCGGCGAGCACCTCCCTGCTCGGCGCCGAGGAGCCTGCGGCGACTGACGTCGTGCGGGTTCCCGGCGTGACCCCGCAGGACGAGACGACCGCGAAGAAGGGCGAGAAGTACGCCGCCCTCTGCTTCCTCGTCGCCTTCCTGGCCGGCATCGGCTTCGTGGTGTCGTACGTCGTCTTCCAGGTCGGCGACATCGAGAAGACGCAGGTCTCCAACCTCGCGCTGGGCGGCACGCTCACGCTGGCCCTGCTCGGGCTGGCCGCGGGCATGGTGACCTGGGTCCGCATGGTCATGCCCAAGTACAACCTGGTCCAGGAGCGCCACCCGATGGCCTCCGACGCCGAGACCCGGTCCTACGTCGGCGAGACCTTCCTGCAGGGCGCGGCCGAGAGCGGCATCACCAAGCGCCCGCTGCTGCGCCGCACCCTGCTGGCGGCGGCCGCCCCGCTCGGCCTGGCCCCGCTGGTCCTGCTGCGCGACCTCGGCCCGAGCTACAAGGACTTCCCCGCCAAGCTGCGGCACACCGTCTGGGGGGAGAAGACCAAGGACGGCAAGTTCCGCAAGCTCCTCGTCGAGGGCAGCGGCTCGCCCATCCGGGCTGCCGACTTCAACTCCCCCGGCGGCATCCTCTCCGTGGTGCCCGAGGGATACGAGCACGACCTGAACGCGCTGGCCAAGGCCACCCTGATCCTGATCAAGTTCCGCCCCGAAGAGCTCAAGTCCGGGACGAACCTGAACTGGACCCACGACGGGATCGTGGCGTACTCCAAGATCTGCACGCACGTCGGCTGCCCCGCGGCCCTGTACGAGCAGACCACGCACCACATCCTGTGCCCGTGTCATCAGTCGACCTTCGACGCCGCCGACGGAGCCAAGGTCATCTTCGGTCCGGCGGCCCGGCCGCTGCCCCAGCTGCCGATCGCCGTGGACGACGAGGGGTACCTCGTGGCGACGGCGGACTTCCCCGTCCCCGTCGGTCCCAGTTTCTGGGAACGTGGCGACGCCGAGGCCGAGGCCCGTGAGAAGGGAGCCCAATCATGA
- the qcrC gene encoding cytochrome bc1 complex diheme cytochrome c subunit produces MNRITAGRRHPLARYAVLLLALALIGGVYTVALTVTSSRQADAAIASGRADDVAEGKKLFEQSCSSCHGLNAEGTAQGPTLIGVGAASVDFQVSSGRMPLANPGAQAPRKPLAPWVAKTKLPDGTYLAVRQLSAYIQSLGGGPAVPSAEQVDPAKGDKARGGELFRANCIQCHNFVGSGGALTQGKYAPPLDQSTPTQIYEAMATGPQAMPVFNDSIITPEQKRDMIAYIVGVREEPNPGGAGLGRIGPVTEGLVAWVVGLSLLSLAAIWITAKRRQAK; encoded by the coding sequence GTGAATAGGATCACCGCTGGGCGGCGGCATCCCCTCGCGAGATACGCCGTCCTGCTCCTGGCCCTGGCCCTGATCGGCGGGGTCTACACCGTTGCCCTGACGGTCACCTCCAGCAGGCAGGCCGACGCCGCCATCGCGTCCGGCAGGGCCGACGACGTGGCCGAGGGCAAGAAGCTCTTCGAGCAGAGCTGCTCCAGCTGCCACGGGCTCAACGCCGAGGGCACCGCCCAGGGGCCGACCCTGATCGGCGTCGGCGCCGCCTCGGTGGACTTCCAGGTCAGCAGCGGCCGCATGCCCCTGGCCAACCCCGGCGCGCAGGCACCTCGCAAACCCCTGGCGCCGTGGGTCGCCAAGACCAAGCTTCCCGACGGCACCTATCTCGCCGTCAGGCAGCTCAGCGCCTACATCCAGTCACTCGGCGGCGGTCCGGCCGTGCCGAGCGCCGAGCAGGTCGACCCCGCCAAGGGCGACAAGGCCAGGGGCGGCGAGCTGTTCCGTGCGAACTGCATCCAGTGCCACAACTTCGTCGGCTCCGGCGGCGCCCTGACCCAGGGCAAGTACGCTCCGCCGCTCGACCAGTCCACTCCGACGCAGATCTACGAGGCCATGGCCACCGGCCCCCAGGCGATGCCGGTGTTCAACGACAGCATCATCACTCCCGAGCAGAAGCGGGACATGATCGCCTACATCGTGGGCGTGCGTGAGGAGCCCAACCCGGGCGGCGCCGGTCTGGGCCGTATCGGCCCGGTCACCGAGGGTCTGGTGGCCTGGGTCGTCGGACTCAGCCTCCTCTCCCTGGCCGCCATCTGGATCACCGCGAAGAGGCGACAGGCCAAATGA
- the ctaE gene encoding aa3-type cytochrome oxidase subunit III, whose amino-acid sequence MLPVATASAISTTTTAHSSRRPDLVSVGTIVWLSSELMFFAALFAMYFTIRSVSLSQGMPWPEAHLNVPFALGNTIILVLSSVTCQLGVWAAEKGQVAKLRFWYIVSFLMGSVFVAGQLYEYNELVHEGHTLSHTAYDSVFYLTTGFHGLHVTGGLIAFLFMLGRTYAAKRFTREQATSAIVVSYYWHFVDVVWIALFVTIYGIQ is encoded by the coding sequence ATGCTGCCCGTGGCGACAGCATCCGCAATCTCAACGACGACGACAGCACACTCGTCCCGCAGACCCGATCTGGTCAGCGTCGGGACGATCGTCTGGCTGTCCTCCGAGCTCATGTTCTTCGCGGCGCTGTTCGCGATGTACTTCACCATCCGGTCGGTGAGCCTCAGCCAGGGAATGCCCTGGCCGGAGGCCCACCTGAACGTCCCCTTCGCCCTGGGCAACACGATCATCCTGGTCCTGTCGAGTGTGACCTGCCAGCTGGGCGTGTGGGCGGCAGAGAAGGGCCAGGTCGCCAAGCTGCGTTTCTGGTACATCGTCAGCTTCCTGATGGGCTCCGTGTTCGTGGCGGGCCAGCTGTACGAGTACAACGAGCTGGTCCACGAGGGACACACCCTGTCGCACACCGCGTACGACTCGGTGTTCTACCTGACCACGGGCTTCCACGGCCTCCACGTGACCGGTGGACTGATCGCGTTCCTCTTCATGCTGGGACGCACGTACGCCGCGAAGCGCTTCACCCGTGAGCAGGCGACCAGCGCGATCGTCGTGTCCTACTACTGGCACTTCGTCGACGTGGTCTGGATCGCCCTTTTCGTGACCATCTATGGAATTCAATAA